From Verrucomicrobiota bacterium:
AACCATCTTGACTCTAAACTCCTTACCACACCTTATTCCCCTGCCTCCACCTTTAAAATCGTGATCGCTTGGGTGGGTCTCGAGGAAAATGTCATTTCTCAAGACACTGAAATCCTCTGCCATGATAAACATGTCGAGGGCACCCCGCGCAAACTCAAGCTCCGCGACGCATTGTATTATTCCAGTAACGATTATTTTGTCGAAGTCGTGAAATTAATTGGCCGCGAAAAATTCATTCCTTATGTCAACCGCAGTGGATTCCTCCAAACTAAAGTCTCCACAGACTGGCTCAAAAACAACCTCCAGGATGTCGCCCATGCCGGTAACGAAAAAGTGAGCGCCGCCCATCTCCAACAATGGATGGAGCAATTTGCATCGAACGGTTTATCCGTGAACCCCGATATTAATCAAAGACTCATGAATTCATTATTCTGGGGAACGTATGACCAGAACCGGTTCACCCTCTCGGGAAAAACAGGAACAGCCTACGGGGCGGCCCGTTTTGTCAGCATCATGGATGCTGGCAAGAAAAGATACG
This genomic window contains:
- a CDS encoding penicillin-binding transpeptidase domain-containing protein, producing the protein MLRNSITLLIGLTLLLTSSLKADDQAFALSWRQIGVTNASLQTENHLDSKLLTTPYSPASTFKIVIAWVGLEENVISQDTEILCHDKHVEGTPRKLKLRDALYYSSNDYFVEVVKLIGREKFIPYVNRSGFLQTKVSTDWLKNNLQDVAHAGNEKVSAAHLQQWMEQFASNGLSVNPDINQRLMNSLFWGTYDQNRFTLSGKTGTAYGAARFVSIMDAGKKRY